The region TCACATTACCGCTTTGAGTTCATTTTTATTACACTGATAATTTGTGCCCTGATCGCCACACATTTTTATCTTTCCTGAGTGTAGTTGACTGATTTTGCTCCCACTTTCCCACCGTCCCGTCTATAGTATTCATTGAGGGTTTGCTTTTAATAATCATAATTCCCCACCAGAGTGTGATATGCATAAAACCACTGCGGTATTACTGGGTTCAATTTGTTTTCTTCCTGTCGTTGCACATGCGGATCAGCCCGCAACGACCAGCACTGATGCTGATGACATAAAAACGCTGTTCTTTGGGCATGACGATCGCGTTCAAATCCCGGACCCAACACAGTCCCCCTGGGACGCCATCGGACAACTGGAGACCGCCAGCGGTAACCTGTGTACGGCCACGCTTATTTCACCTCATCTTGCCCTGACTGCCGGACACTGCCTGTTAACCCCACCGAAAGGCAAGCCGGATAAAGCCGTTGCACTGCGGTTTGTGTCAAAAAAAGGCGTCTGGCGCTATGAGATTCACGGTATTGAAGGACGCGTTGATCCTTCGCTCGGCAAGCGTTTAAAAGCGGATGGTGACGGCTGGATTGTTCCTCCCTCAGCAGCACCCTGGGATTTTGGTCTGGTGGTCTTACGTTACCCGCCATCAGGGATCACACCACTTCCTTTATTTGAAGGTGATAAAACGGCGTTAACTGCGGCATTGAAAGCTGCAGACCGTAAAGTGACTCAGTCAGGCTACCCGGAGGATCATCTGGACGATCTGTATACGCATGAGAATTGTGTTGTTACCGGTTGGGCGCAAAAAACGGTGTTGTCACATCAGTGCGACACGCTTCCCGGCGACAGCGGTTCCCCATTGATGCTGAAAACAGAGTCCGGCTGGCAATTGATTGGCGTTCAAAGCTCCGCACCGGCGGCAAAAGATCGCTGGCGGGCCGATAATCGCGCAATTTCGGTGACCGGATTTCGCGATAAACTGGAAGAACTGGCGAAAGAATAACACGATGCTGCCTGCGTTTGCAGGCAGCACGGGAATCAGGCAAGTTTAATCATAACCATGCCGGCCAGAAGCAATGCCACGCCAATCCAGCCTTTATTATTCAGGCGCTGGCCGAACAATACCCATCCGGCAGCCAGCGTTGCGGCGATCCCAAATCCGCCCCACAGTGCGTACGCAACCGAAAGGTCGATCCCCTTTACGGCCTGGGACAGCGCGCTAAACGCGGCAAGTACGGCAGCCAGCGACAGCACGCCATATGTTTTGCGGCGAAAACCATCCGAAAACTTCAAAAAGACGTTAGCGGCAATTTCCAGGACGATGGCTAATCCTAACCAGGCGCCGTGAACCCACTCAAACTGCTGCATGAGTCACCTCATTTCTTGCTTTCGTCGGCTTACGCGTACCGGATTTAATCAGCACAATACCTAACACCAGCGAAACCAGACCGGCTACCTTCATCGCAGATAACGTTTCATCAAATAACAGCACGCTAAACAATGTAATAAATAAAATACCGATGCCTTCCCATAAAGCATAGGCTACGCCAAGGGCGATTTTCTTAACGGCAAAGCTGAGAAAAATATATGACAAGGCGATCATGACCAGCATTAAAATAAAACCAGCATGACCATTACCGACGCTCGCCCATTTCATTGACAGCGTTCCGGTAATTTCAGCCGCAATGGCCAGACCTAATAAAATCCAGTAAAACATGGTGCTTCTCCTGCTTGAGAATAAAATCCTTTGGGCCTACTGCACGCAGCAAACCAAAAAATAAAATGAGATAGCTCAGCGCATAACGCCAGCTCAGGCAGAAGAAGGGACTAAAGCGCGTTGCGCCAGTGTTGCTCACCCGCAAGCAGGAAAGTGGAAGAGGTACGAAGAAGTGTAGGTAAACGCAAAAACATCCTGAACATATTGTCCATAATATTACAATTATCCGCAGTGTTGCTTCTCGTCATCGCGGATGATAATTGTCCTCGGTAGTTAAACACAGCAGATTTGTATCATAGCTTCAATACGAACTCAAAACCTTTTCACTTCTTTACCCGGTCCGTTTGATTTTTGTTAGAACTGTTCGAGGCAAGTCACATTATTATTTCGGGTATATTGAGGAAAAATTCAGGAATAAACATGGCGAAACCGATCATCACTCTTAACGGCCTAAAGTTAGTCATCATGCTGGGTATGCTGGTTATCATACTGACCGGCATCCGCTTTGCCGCCGATATCATCGTCCCCTTTATTCTGGCGTTATTTATTTCCGTGGTACTCAATCCCGTGGTGCAACGCATGGTGAAACTGCGTGTCCCTCGCGTATTAGCGGTATCATTGCTGATTGTTATTATTGTCATGCTAATGGTGCTGCTTTTGGCTTATTTAGGGACATCCTTAAATGAACTGGCGCGCACGTTGCCGCAATACCGTTCTTCGTTAGTGATCCCGTTAAAAAATATTGAGCCCTGGCTACAGCGCGCAGGCATCGGCGTTTCCGTGGATGAGCTCGTCAAATATATCGATCCTAACGCGGCCATGACGCTGGTGACCAATTTGTTGGCACAACTGTCCAATGCCATGTCGTCGATCTTTTTACTGCTACTAACGGTGGTGTTTATGCTGCTGGAGGTTCCACAACTCCCCTGCAAGCTCAAACAAATGATGAATCGACCACTCGAAGGAATGGCGGCTATTCAACGCGCCATCGACAGTGTATCGCACTACCTGGTGCTCAAAACGGCGATCAGCATTGTCACCGGACTTGTCGCATGGGGGATGCTGGCCGCGCTCGACGTCCGTTTCGCATTTGTCTGGGGATTACTGGCTTTCGCCCTGAACTACATACCTAATATCGGTTCCGTACTGGCGGCGATTCCGCCCATTGCACAGGTGCTGGTATTTAGCGGATTTTATGATGCGCTGGTGGTGCTGGCGGGCTATCTGGTGATTAACCTGGTCTTCGGCAATATTCTCGAACCGCGCATTATGGGACGTGGGCTGGGGTTATCCACGCTGGTGGTATTCCTGTCTTTGATCTTTTGGGGCTGGCTACTGGGGCCGGTGGGAATGCTGCTTTCGGTACCGCTGACCATCATTGTTAAAATTGCACTTGAGCAAACCGAAGGTGGGCAAAGCATCGCCGTACTGCTGAGCGATCTCAACAAAGCCTGACATAACGCTCAACTGTCATTTACAGGGGAAGTAAACAGACTAACGGCCTCCGGGGAGGCCGTTAGTCTGACAAGCATTACAGCGCTTTTAGAATGGCATCCACGCTGGCTTTGGCATCACCAAACAGCATATGGGTGTTATCTTTGAAGAACAGCGGGTTCTGCACACCAGCATAGCCGGTATTCATCGAACGCTTGAACACAATGACGTTCTGCGCCTTCCACACTTCCAGCACCGGCATGCCAGCGATAGGGCTGCGCGGATCGTCTTGCGCCGCCGGGTTTACCGTATCGTTCGCGCCAATAACCAGTACCGTGTCGGTCTCGGCGAAATCTTCATTGATCTCATCCATTTCCAGCACAATGTCATACGGCACTTTGGCTTCCGCCAGCAGCACGTTCATGTGACCAGGCAGACGCCCCGCCACCGGGTGAATACCGAAACGCACCTTGATGCCACGCGCGCGCAGTTTCTCGGTAATTTCTGCAACCGGATACTGCGCTTGCGCCACAGCCATGCCGTAGCCTGGGGTGATGATCACAGAGTGTGAATTCTTCAGCATATCCGCTGTGTCTTCCGCACTAATTTCGCGATGCTCACCCGCTTCTTCCGCGTCGCCTGTAGAAGAACCATCGGTGCCAAAACCACCGGCAATCACGCTGATGAACGAACGGTTCATCGCCTTACACATGATGTAAGACAGGATCGCACCCGAAGAACCCACCAGCGCGCCGGTGACGATCAACAGGTCATTGCTCAGCATAAAGCCCGCTGCCGCTGCTGCCCAACCTGAATAGGAGTTCAGCATTGAAACCACAACCGGCATATCCGCACCACCGATTGACGCCACCAGATGCCAGCCGAACGCCAGGGCAATAATGGTCATCACCAGCAGCGCCAGTACCTGCAGCCCAACGCTTTCAGTACGAACAAACACCACCAGCAACAGGAACGATACCACCAGCGCCGCCAGGTTCATTTTGTGACGATTTGGCAGCATCAGCGGCTTAGAGGAGATCTTGCCGCGCAGTTTACCAAACGCCACCACAGAACCCGTGAACGTCACCGCACCGATAAAGATGCCCAGGAACACTTCCGTCAGGTGAATGTTCACCAGAATCGGTTCCAGACCGGTATCGTGATACAGGTAGCTGTTAAAGCCGACCAGCACCGCAGCCAGGCCGACGAAGCTGTGCAGAATCGCCACCAGCTCCGGCATCTCGGTCATCTCAACTTTCTTCGCCAGGCGAATACCAATCGCGCCGCCGATGATCATTGCGACCAGAATCCACGCAACGTTGCCGGTATCCGGGCCAAAAATCGTCGCGATCAGCGCAATCGCCATCCCGGCGATACCGAAGTTGTTACCCTGCTGGGACGTTTCGTGTTTCGAAAGTCCTGCAAGGCTGAAAATAAACAGGATCGCGGCAACAATGTATGCAGCTGTAACTAATCCTCCAGACATGTGTTACCCCTTAGTTTTTCCGGAACATTTTCAGCATGCGCTGAGTCACGGTGAAGCCACCGAAAATATTAATGCTGGCAATAAGCACCGCGATAAAGCTCAGGAAACTCACCCAGCCCCCCTGGCCGATCTGCAATAATGCCCCCACAACGATAATCCCTGAAATGGCGTTGGTTACCGACATCAACGGCGTATGCAGCGCATGCGACACGTTCCATACCACGTAATAACCCACCACGCAGGAGAGCGCGAACACGGTGAAGTGACCGAGGAACTCTTTTGGCGCGACATCCGCAAGCCAGCCAAACAGAATAACCACCAGCGCCATCAGCGCGTATTTGCGCCATGGGGATACTGGTTTCTTCTCTTCTACGGGTGCAGGCGCTGCTTTTGGCGCAGCCTGAGGCTGAGCTGAAACCTGGATAGGTGGCGCAGGCCATGTGATTTCACCTTCGCGAACCACTGTCACGCCGCGCACGACAACGTCGTCGAAATCAACGGTGATATTGCCGTCTTTCTCTTTGCACAACAGCTTGAGCAGGTTAACCAGGTTGGTACCGTACAGTTGCGAAGACTGCGTCGGCAAACGTCCCGGAAGATCGGTATAGCCGATAACCTTGACGCCGTTTTCGGTAGTGGTGACCTGGTTGGCAACGGTGTACTCACAGTTACCGCCGTTTTGCGCCGCCAGATCGACAATGACGCTACCCGATTTCATGGAATCAACCATTTCGCGCGTGATCAGTTTCGGCGCAGGTTTGCCCGGGATCAACGCGGTCGTCACGATAATATCGACATCTTTCGCCTGAGCGGCAAACAGTTCCATCTCAGCTTTGATAAACGCTTCAGACATGACTTTGGCATAACCATCGCCACTGCCCGCTTCCTCTTTGAAATCCAGCTCGAGGAATTCAGCGCCCATACTCTGAACTTGTTCTTTCACTTCCGGGCGCGTATCAAAAGCGCGAACAATCGCGCCAAGGCTGTTTGCCGCACCAATTGCAGCAAGCCCCGCAACACCGGCGCCGATAACCATCACTTTCGCAGGCGGAACTTTACCGGCAGCGGTGATTTGGCCAGTAAAGAATCGGCCAAACTCATGCGCGGCTTCAACAATGGCACGATAACCCGCGATGTTGGCCATCGAACTTAAAGCATCCAGAGACTGCGCACGCGAAATACGCGGTACCGAGTCCATCGCCATGACCGTTACATTTCGTTCAGCGAGCTTCTGCAACAACTCAGGATTTTGCGCAGGCCAGAGAAAACTCACCAGCGTGGTACCCGGATTCAACAACGGAATTTCGAACGCTTCCGGCGCATTTACCTTCAGGATAATCTCTGACTGCCAGACGGCATCCCCGTCAACAATTTCTGCGCCCGCCTGCACAAACGCCTTATCGTCAAAACTTGCCAGTTGACCTGCGCCGCTTTCAACCGCGACGCTAAAACCCAGCTTCAGCAGCTGCTCAACCGTCTTCGGCGTTGCTGCGACACGGGTTTCATTGGTTAACCGTTCTTTTGGTATGCCAATTCGCATAATGTTCCCTTCCATCTGTATTTTTGATGATGGTTTATCAATGTTCGCAAGTGGCATATGCGCACTTACGTAAGAGGTAAGTTTTACCTCAACAAAATAAAACAGTAACAAACTCTGTATAACGTACTGAAATTAGCGCCTGTGATCTAGCGCCAAAAAACAGTATTTATTATGAAATTCGTAAAACAGGGATGAATTTACCCGTAGACAGGGATAATGCCCATGAAATAGCCCACAAAGGCCGATAATTCGCTCAAGCGAAGCGGCAAAACATGATTAAGCGCCATCCAAAAACAATTAATTAACATTAAATTAACTTATGAAATTCAACTGCTTTATCAGTTTTGCTGTCAAACGCCCAATTTTTGGACATTTAAGCAAATGTTATCGCTGTTGTTACTTCACCTGGCACGATGAGTGAAAAATGACGCAGACACTGACACAATTTAAATGCAATAATCAGCCACGTTTCTAGTCAATAACAATACCAGTACCTGGTTTGCGCAAGGCGAAGGATTATTTTTATGAAGCTTAAGAACACTCTCCTGGCGTCCGCACTTCTTTCTGCGACTGCTTTTTCTGCAAGTGCAGCAACAGAATTGACGCCGGAGCAAGCGGCTGCCCTGAAACCCTATGACCGCATTGTGGTTACCGGTCGTTTTAACGCTATCGGCGACGCGGTTAACGCAGTTTCCCGCCGTGCAGATAAAGACGGTGCAGCCTCATTTTATGTTGTTGATACCTCAGACTTTGGCAGCGGTGGTAACTGGCGCGTTGTGGCCGACGTCTATAAAGCCGACGCTGAAAAAGCGGAAGTCACCAAAAATCGCGTGATCAACGGCATTATCGAATTACCAAAAGATCAGGCCGTTCTGCTGGAACCTTTTGATACCGTTACGGTGCAGGGTTTCTACCGCAGCCAGCCAGAAGTCAATGACGCCATTACTAAAGCAGCAAAAGAGAAAGGCGCGTACTCTTTCTATATCGTTCGTCAGGTTGATGCCAACCAGGGCGGCAACCAGCGTATTACCGCATTTGTCTATAAAGCCGATGCGAAAAAACGTGTTGTCCAGAGTCCTGATGCCATCCCGGCGGATTCCGATGCAGGTCGCGCAGCATTAGCGGCGGGCGGCGAAGCAGCGAAGAAAGTTGAGATCCCGGGCGTTGCGACGACCGCTTCTCCAAGCGCTGAAGTGGGACGCTTCTTCGAAACGCAGTCAACCAAAGGCGGACGTTACACTGTCACGTTACCGGATGGGACTAAAGTCGAAGAGCTGAACAAAGCGACCGCTGCCATGATGGTGCCGTTCGACAGCATCAAGTTCACCGGTAACTACGGCAACATGACCGAAGTGTCCTATCAGGTTGCCAAACGTGCAGCGAAAAAAGGCGCGAAGTACTATCACATTACCCGCCAGTGGCAGGAACGTGGTAACAACATGACCATCAGCGCCGATCTGTATAAATAAAACCTGATCGCCGGATGACGGTATTAATGCCTTATCTGGTCTACAGTCCTCTGTAGGCCAGATAGTTCGTCAAGGCAAGGCTATCCGCCAGGGCGAAAACATCACAATTAAGACAACTTTTCACACTATCAGTCACAAATATCTTCATCCCCATTGCATGCGCTCCCTTCTCTCCGTAAAATCCCGCGCCTTAGTGGCTTTCACCATTTTTATGCGGTTTGCCAAAATAATTATTCTTCCACACTCGTTTTTGTCACTGGATACAAATGGAAAAGAAATTGGGTCTGAGCGCACTGACCGCGCTGGTTTTAAGCTCAATGCTTGGCGCGGGCGTTTTCAGCCTGCCACAAAATATGGCAGCCGTCGCCAGCCCGGCCGCACTGATGATTGGTTGGGCGATTACCGGCGCGGGAATACTTTTGCTCGCGTTTGCCATGCTTATTCTGACGCGCATCCGCCCGGATCTGGATGGCGGTATTTTTACCTACGCACGTGAAGGCTTTGGTGAACTGATCGGTTTCTGCTCCGCGTGGGGATACTGGCTGTGCGCTGTTATCGCTAACGTCTCTTATCTGGTTATCGTTTTTTCCGCCCTCAGTTTCTTTACTGACACCCCTGAATTGCGACTTTTCGGCGACGGCAACACCTGGCAGTCTATTGTCGGCGCATCGGTGCTACTGTGGGTGGTGCATTTTCTGGTTCTGCGCGGCGTACAGACAGCAGCCAGTATTAACCTGGTTGCCACGCTGGCGAAGTTATTACCGCTGGGTCTGTTCATTGTGCTAGCGTTTATGCTGTTTAAGCTCGACACCTTTCGCCTGGACTTCACCGGAGTGAAGTTGGGCGTCCCCGTCTGGGAACAGGTTAAAAACACCATGCTTATCACGCTGTGGGTGTTCATCGGCGTGGAAGGTGCGGTCGTCGTCTCAGCCCGCGCACGTAACAAACGCGATGTAGGTCGTGCCACGCTGCTGGCTGTCCTCGCCGCGTTGGGTGTTTATCTGCTGGTGACCCTGCTTTCTCTTGGCGTTGTCGCTCGTCCTGAACTGGCTGAGATCCGTAACCCATCGATGGCGGGCCTGATGGTTAAAATGATGGGGCCATGGGGTGAGATTATTATTGCCGCGGGTCTGATTGTTTCCGTGTGCGGCGCATATTTGAGCTGGACAATCATGGCGGCAGAGGTGCCATTCCTGGCCTCCACGCACAAAGCATTCCCGCGTATTTTCGCGCGTCAGAATGCACAGGGCGCGCCATCAGCCTCTCTGTGGCTGACCAACATCTGCGTCCAGGTGTGCCTGGTGCTGATTTGGCTCACGGGTTCTGATTACAATACGCTGCTGACCATTGCTTCAGAGATGATTCTGGTGCCCTATTTCCTGGTCGGTGCCTTCTTGCTGAAAATAGCCACCCGTCCAATTCATCAGGCTGTCGGTGTCGGTGCGTGTATTTATGGCTTATGGTTATTGTATGCGTCAGGCCCGATGCACCTGTTGCTGTCGGTTGTACTGTATGCACCAGGGCTGCTGGTTTTCCTTTACGCCCGTAAAACAATCACGCACGATAACGTATTAAAACGCCAGGAAATTGCGTTGATCGGTCTGCTGCTTGTCGCCGCCGTTCCGGCAACCTGGATGTTGATGGGTTAAGTGTCATTCCCATCGTTTGATACATATGGAGATTACGATGGGTAAAAAACCCGTTTTACCAATTCTTATCACCGGCGGAGGTCGTCGAATCGGCCTCGCCATCGCATGGCATTTTCTTAATCAAAAACAGCCTGTTATCGTAAGTTACCGCACCCATTATCCTGCTATTGATGGCCTGCAAGAGGCGGGCGCGTTATGTCTTCAGGCTGATTTTTCAACCGATGAAGGTGTACTGGCCTTTGCCGATGAGGTTAAAGCGCATACCCATGGATTGCGCGCTATCGTGCACAATGCCAGCGCATGGATAGCGGAAAAACCCGGCATTGCGCTGTCTGACGTGCTGTCCAGTATGATGCAGATCCACGTCAACGCCCCCTACCTGCTCAACCACGCGCTGGAAGATAGACTACGCGGTCACGGTCATGCGGGCAGCGACATTATCCATTTCACGGATTACGTCGTGGAGCGCGGCAGCGACAAACACATTGCTTACGCCGCAAGCAAGGCTGCACTGGACAACATGACCCGTTCATTCGCCCGCAAGCTGGCACCGGAAGTCAAAGTTAACGCCATCGCCCCCTCACTGATTCTGTTTAATGAGGGCGATGATGCCGAGTATCGTCAGCAGGCGCTAAACAAGTCACTGATGAAGACAGCCCCAGGTGAAAAAGAAGTCATTGATTTAATAGACTATCTGTTGACCAGTTGCTTTGTCACCGGGCGTAGTTTTGCCGTTGATGGCGGCCGCCACCTGCGCTAGTGCAGTTTTATCCAGCAGAAAATCAGTAACCATGCGCTCAGGCCCCAGCACACAACCGACCCGCCGAGCGCAACGGGTAAACGCATAAAACCGGTGAAGTACCAGAGCGAAACGAGGTAGACAAAATACGGGATAATCGACCACATGCTGAACACAATGGTGGTTCGTAACGCCTCAATTCCGCGTTCGCTGGCCACAATATAGTGCGCGATCAACGCAAATGTCGGGAACAGCGGAATGAGTCCCGCAATATAGTAATTCTTTGTTTTAGCCAGTACACCTATCAACACCACGACCAGCGCACCCAGCGCCGCTTTGATAACAAGCCCCATCACTTTGCCTTAACACATCAACAACATCAGCCTCTAGCATAACGGAAGCGTTCTCGTTTATAAAAGATTAATGGCAGGAAAAACGGGGGCGGTGTATGTTGGCGTTTTATATTCAAAATGAATGATATGAACACCATCGTATTTGTTGAAGATGATCCTGAAGTAGGCTCGCTGATTGCTGCCTATCTGGCCCGGCATGATATTGAGGTTGTCGTGGAACCTCGAGGCGATCTGGCCGAAGAGAAGATCTTGCAGGTTCAACCGGATTTGGTGCTGTTAGATATTATGCTTCCGGGCAAAGATGGTATGACTATCTGCCGCGATTTACGTGGACGCTGGCAAGGACCGATTGTTCTGCTCACCTCGCTGGATAGCGACATGAACCATATTCTGGCGCTTGAAATGGGTGCCTGCGACTACATACTGAAAACAACGCCCCCCGCCGTACTGCTGGCCCGCCTGCGTCTGCATTTGCGTCAGAATGAACAGTCTACCCAGTCAAAAGGGATTCAGGCGGCTACGGTGACGCCGCATACCACGCTGCGCTTTGGCACTCTGACTATCGACCCAACCAACCGTTCTGTCCTGCTCGCGGGTGAACAAGTCTCTCTCTCTACCGCTGATTTTGAATTGCTCTGGGAACTGGCCACTCATGCCGGGCAGATTATGGATCGCGATGCGCTACTGAAAAACCTGCGCGGCGTAAGCTACGACGGTATGGATCGCAGTGTGGATGTGGCGATTTCACGATTGCGTAAAAAACTGCTCGATAATGCGACCGAACCCTACCGAATCAAAACGGTACGTAACAAAGGTTACCTGTTCGCACCGCACGCCTGGGATGACGAGCAACACAAATAGCCACTTCCGGCTGGTGTAATCAACCAGCCTGTGAAGTGACTCTCTGCTCTTTAACGATCTGTTTTTGTTGATACACACCCCATAAAAGTTACGTTGTCACTTAATTGTATGC is a window of Citrobacter sp. Marseille-Q6884 DNA encoding:
- a CDS encoding amino acid permease — protein: MEKKLGLSALTALVLSSMLGAGVFSLPQNMAAVASPAALMIGWAITGAGILLLAFAMLILTRIRPDLDGGIFTYAREGFGELIGFCSAWGYWLCAVIANVSYLVIVFSALSFFTDTPELRLFGDGNTWQSIVGASVLLWVVHFLVLRGVQTAASINLVATLAKLLPLGLFIVLAFMLFKLDTFRLDFTGVKLGVPVWEQVKNTMLITLWVFIGVEGAVVVSARARNKRDVGRATLLAVLAALGVYLLVTLLSLGVVARPELAEIRNPSMAGLMVKMMGPWGEIIIAAGLIVSVCGAYLSWTIMAAEVPFLASTHKAFPRIFARQNAQGAPSASLWLTNICVQVCLVLIWLTGSDYNTLLTIASEMILVPYFLVGAFLLKIATRPIHQAVGVGACIYGLWLLYASGPMHLLLSVVLYAPGLLVFLYARKTITHDNVLKRQEIALIGLLLVAAVPATWMLMG
- the mdtJ gene encoding multidrug/spermidine efflux SMR transporter subunit MdtJ; its protein translation is MFYWILLGLAIAAEITGTLSMKWASVGNGHAGFILMLVMIALSYIFLSFAVKKIALGVAYALWEGIGILFITLFSVLLFDETLSAMKVAGLVSLVLGIVLIKSGTRKPTKARNEVTHAAV
- the mdtI gene encoding multidrug/spermidine efflux SMR transporter subunit MdtI, with product MQQFEWVHGAWLGLAIVLEIAANVFLKFSDGFRRKTYGVLSLAAVLAAFSALSQAVKGIDLSVAYALWGGFGIAATLAAGWVLFGQRLNNKGWIGVALLLAGMVMIKLA
- the pntB gene encoding Re/Si-specific NAD(P)(+) transhydrogenase subunit beta translates to MSGGLVTAAYIVAAILFIFSLAGLSKHETSQQGNNFGIAGMAIALIATIFGPDTGNVAWILVAMIIGGAIGIRLAKKVEMTEMPELVAILHSFVGLAAVLVGFNSYLYHDTGLEPILVNIHLTEVFLGIFIGAVTFTGSVVAFGKLRGKISSKPLMLPNRHKMNLAALVVSFLLLVVFVRTESVGLQVLALLVMTIIALAFGWHLVASIGGADMPVVVSMLNSYSGWAAAAAGFMLSNDLLIVTGALVGSSGAILSYIMCKAMNRSFISVIAGGFGTDGSSTGDAEEAGEHREISAEDTADMLKNSHSVIITPGYGMAVAQAQYPVAEITEKLRARGIKVRFGIHPVAGRLPGHMNVLLAEAKVPYDIVLEMDEINEDFAETDTVLVIGANDTVNPAAQDDPRSPIAGMPVLEVWKAQNVIVFKRSMNTGYAGVQNPLFFKDNTHMLFGDAKASVDAILKAL
- the pntA gene encoding Re/Si-specific NAD(P)(+) transhydrogenase subunit alpha — protein: MRIGIPKERLTNETRVAATPKTVEQLLKLGFSVAVESGAGQLASFDDKAFVQAGAEIVDGDAVWQSEIILKVNAPEAFEIPLLNPGTTLVSFLWPAQNPELLQKLAERNVTVMAMDSVPRISRAQSLDALSSMANIAGYRAIVEAAHEFGRFFTGQITAAGKVPPAKVMVIGAGVAGLAAIGAANSLGAIVRAFDTRPEVKEQVQSMGAEFLELDFKEEAGSGDGYAKVMSEAFIKAEMELFAAQAKDVDIIVTTALIPGKPAPKLITREMVDSMKSGSVIVDLAAQNGGNCEYTVANQVTTTENGVKVIGYTDLPGRLPTQSSQLYGTNLVNLLKLLCKEKDGNITVDFDDVVVRGVTVVREGEITWPAPPIQVSAQPQAAPKAAPAPVEEKKPVSPWRKYALMALVVILFGWLADVAPKEFLGHFTVFALSCVVGYYVVWNVSHALHTPLMSVTNAISGIIVVGALLQIGQGGWVSFLSFIAVLIASINIFGGFTVTQRMLKMFRKN
- a CDS encoding GlpM family protein, with protein sequence MGLVIKAALGALVVVLIGVLAKTKNYYIAGLIPLFPTFALIAHYIVASERGIEALRTTIVFSMWSIIPYFVYLVSLWYFTGFMRLPVALGGSVVCWGLSAWLLIFCWIKLH
- the rstA gene encoding two-component system response regulator RstA, with the translated sequence MNTIVFVEDDPEVGSLIAAYLARHDIEVVVEPRGDLAEEKILQVQPDLVLLDIMLPGKDGMTICRDLRGRWQGPIVLLTSLDSDMNHILALEMGACDYILKTTPPAVLLARLRLHLRQNEQSTQSKGIQAATVTPHTTLRFGTLTIDPTNRSVLLAGEQVSLSTADFELLWELATHAGQIMDRDALLKNLRGVSYDGMDRSVDVAISRLRKKLLDNATEPYRIKTVRNKGYLFAPHAWDDEQHK
- the ydgH gene encoding DUF1471 family protein YdgH; this translates as MKLKNTLLASALLSATAFSASAATELTPEQAAALKPYDRIVVTGRFNAIGDAVNAVSRRADKDGAASFYVVDTSDFGSGGNWRVVADVYKADAEKAEVTKNRVINGIIELPKDQAVLLEPFDTVTVQGFYRSQPEVNDAITKAAKEKGAYSFYIVRQVDANQGGNQRITAFVYKADAKKRVVQSPDAIPADSDAGRAALAAGGEAAKKVEIPGVATTASPSAEVGRFFETQSTKGGRYTVTLPDGTKVEELNKATAAMMVPFDSIKFTGNYGNMTEVSYQVAKRAAKKGAKYYHITRQWQERGNNMTISADLYK
- a CDS encoding AI-2E family transporter, whose product is MAKPIITLNGLKLVIMLGMLVIILTGIRFAADIIVPFILALFISVVLNPVVQRMVKLRVPRVLAVSLLIVIIVMLMVLLLAYLGTSLNELARTLPQYRSSLVIPLKNIEPWLQRAGIGVSVDELVKYIDPNAAMTLVTNLLAQLSNAMSSIFLLLLTVVFMLLEVPQLPCKLKQMMNRPLEGMAAIQRAIDSVSHYLVLKTAISIVTGLVAWGMLAALDVRFAFVWGLLAFALNYIPNIGSVLAAIPPIAQVLVFSGFYDALVVLAGYLVINLVFGNILEPRIMGRGLGLSTLVVFLSLIFWGWLLGPVGMLLSVPLTIIVKIALEQTEGGQSIAVLLSDLNKA
- the folM gene encoding dihydromonapterin reductase, with the protein product MGKKPVLPILITGGGRRIGLAIAWHFLNQKQPVIVSYRTHYPAIDGLQEAGALCLQADFSTDEGVLAFADEVKAHTHGLRAIVHNASAWIAEKPGIALSDVLSSMMQIHVNAPYLLNHALEDRLRGHGHAGSDIIHFTDYVVERGSDKHIAYAASKAALDNMTRSFARKLAPEVKVNAIAPSLILFNEGDDAEYRQQALNKSLMKTAPGEKEVIDLIDYLLTSCFVTGRSFAVDGGRHLR
- a CDS encoding trypsin-like serine peptidase — protein: MHKTTAVLLGSICFLPVVAHADQPATTSTDADDIKTLFFGHDDRVQIPDPTQSPWDAIGQLETASGNLCTATLISPHLALTAGHCLLTPPKGKPDKAVALRFVSKKGVWRYEIHGIEGRVDPSLGKRLKADGDGWIVPPSAAPWDFGLVVLRYPPSGITPLPLFEGDKTALTAALKAADRKVTQSGYPEDHLDDLYTHENCVVTGWAQKTVLSHQCDTLPGDSGSPLMLKTESGWQLIGVQSSAPAAKDRWRADNRAISVTGFRDKLEELAKE